The following are from one region of the Trichoderma breve strain T069 chromosome 5, whole genome shotgun sequence genome:
- a CDS encoding glycosyl hydrolase family 7 domain-containing protein → MYQKLAAISAFLAAARAQQVCTQQAETHPPLTWQKCTASGCTAQSGSVVLDANWRWTHDTKSTTNCYDGNTWSSTLCPDDATCAKNCCLDGANYSGTYGVTTSGDALTIQFVTQSNVGARLYLMATDTTYQEFTLSGNEFSFDVDVSQLPCGLNGALYFVSMDADGGQSKYPGNAAGAKYGTGYCDSQCPRDLKFINGQANVEGWEPSSNNANTGVGGHGSCCSEMDIWEANSISEALTPHPCETVGQTMCSGDSCGGTYSNDRYGGTCDPDGCDWNPYRLGNTSFYGPGSSFTLDTTKKLTVVTQFATDGSISRYYVQNGVKFQQPSASVGSYSGNTINTAYCAAEQTAFGGTSFTDKGGLAQINKAFQGGMVLVMSLWDDYAVNMLWLDSTYPTNATASTPGAKRGSCSTSSGVPAQVEAQSPNSKVIYSNIRFGPIGSTGGNTGSNPPGTSTTRAPPSSTGSSPTATQTHYGQCGGTGWTGPTRCASGYTCQVLNPFYSQCL, encoded by the exons ATGTATCAGAAATTGGCCGCCATCTCGGCCTtcctggctgctgctcgtgcTCAGCAGGTCTGCACCCAACAAGCGGAGACTCACCCACCTCTGACATGGCAGAAATGCACAGCTTCCGGTTGCACAGCTCAATCAGGTTCCGTGGTTCTTGATGCCAACTGGCGTTGGACTCACGATACCAAGAGCACCACCAACTGCTACGATGGCAACACCTGGAGCTCAACCTTGTGCCCCGACGATGCGACTTGTGCTAAGAACTGTTGTTTGGATGGAGCCAACTACTCGGGCACTTACGGAGTCACCACCAGCGGCGACGCTCTCACCATTCAATTTGTTACTCAGTCGAATGTCGGCGCCCGTCTTTACTTGATGGCAACTGATACCACTTACCAGGAGTTCACACTCTCTGGCAACGAGTTCTCTTTTGACGTTGATGTTTCCCAACTGCC TTGTGGCTTGAACGGAGCGCTGTACTTCGTCTCCATGGATGCCGATGGTGGCCAGAGCAAGTACCCAGGCAATGCTGCCGGTGCCAAATACGGCACAGGTTACTGTGACAGCCAGTGCCCTCGTGACCTGAAGTTCATCAACGGTCAGGCCAACGTTGAGGGTTGGGAGCCTTCTtccaacaacgccaacactggtgttggtggtcacggaagctgctgctccgAGATGGATATCTGGGAGGCAAACTCCATTTCTGAGGCTCTTACTCCTCACCCTTGCGAGACTGTCGGCCAGACAATGTGCAGCGGCGATTCTTGCGGTGGAACCTACTCCAATGACCGATATGGCGGAACCTGCGACCCTGATGGCTGCGACTGGAACCCATACCGCCTGGGCAACACCTCCTTCTACGGACCCGGTTCATCATTCACTCTTGACACCACCAAGAAGTTGACCGTCGTGACCCAGTTCGCCACCGACGGTTCAATTAGCCGATACTATGTCCAGAATGGAGTCAAGTTCCAGCAGCCCAGCGCTTCAGTCGGCAGCTACTCTGGCAACACGATCAACACCGCCTACTGTGCAGCTGAGCAGACAGCTTTTGGCGGCACCTCATTCACAGACAAGGGCGGCCTTGCTCAGATCAACAAGGCATTCCAGGGCGGAATGGTCTTGGTCATGAGCTTGTGGGATGAT TACGCGGTCAACATGCTTTGGTTGGATTCCACCTACCCAACAAACGCCACTGCTTCCACCCCCGGCGCCAAGCGAGGAAGCTGCTCTACCAGCTCTGGTGTTCCCGCCCAAGTCGAAGCTCAGTCTCCCAACTCCAAGGTTATCTACTCCAACATCCGCTTCGGACCCATTGGCAGCACTGGCGGCAACACTGGCAGCAACCCTCCCGGCACTTCGACCACTCGGGCACCCCCGTCCAGCACTGGAAGCTCCCCCACCGCCACCCAGACTCACTACGGCCAGTGTGGTGGAACTGGCTGGACCGGACCTACCAGATGCGCTAGCGGCTACACTTGCCAGGTTCTGAACCCATTCTACTCTCAGTGCCTGTAA
- a CDS encoding alpha/beta hydrolase fold domain-containing protein, with translation MASITTFKFIRVSSDVEIELSLTVPTGSVDENTPSLIFLHIWGGSSKSFRSVIETLSPSYPTIGVSLRGWGASTGPDEPTAYKVTDFASDVEFIIKELNLKSVVLVGHSMGGKVSMAIAGRHLLPAGVLKGLALVGPAPPGPVHLPDPNMKDAQVHAFDNMENAEGVIRTVLSAPGNLTDEVIKAVAEDMVRGNKWAKYAWPAYGMEDDITNLFEHVDVPVVVLAGDKDILEPVERMKTDIRDKINDMPGGRASLVVVEGSGHLIPAEKPKEVADAIIQFLQML, from the coding sequence ATGGCATCAATTACTACATTTAAGTTTATTAGAGTCAGCAGCGATGTTGAGATCGAGCTCTCGCTAACCGTGCCGACTGGCAGCGTTGATGAGAACACCCCATCTCTGATCTTCCTCCATATTTGGGGAGGTTCTTCAAAGAGTTTTCGGTCGGTCATTGAGACCTTGTCACCGTCTTATCCAACCATTGGTGTCAGCCTTCGCGGTTGGGGTGCATCTACGGGACCTGATGAGCCTACGGCTTACAAGGTTACTGACTTCGCGTCCGACGTGGAGTTTATCATCAAAGAATTGAATCTGAAATCCGTTGTGCTTGTTGGGCACTCAATGGGAGGCAAGGTATCAATGGCAATTGCTGGAAGGCATCTTCTGCCTGCGGGCGTATTAAAAGGCCTGGCTCTTGTCGGGCCCGCACCCCCCGGTCCAGTTCATTTGCCAGATCCTAACATGAAAGACGCCCAAGTACATGCATTTGATAACATGGAAAATGCAGAGGGTGTTATTCGCACCGTTCTTTCGGCACCAGGGAACTTGACGGACGAGGTTATCAAGGCGGTAGCCGAAGACATGGTCCGTGGGAACAAGTGGGCGAAATATGCATGGCCGGCCTATGGTATGGAAGACGACATCACTAATCTCTTCGAACATGTTGATGTCCCGGTTGTGGTTCTTGCGGGAGATAAGGATATACTTGAACCTGTTGAGAGAATGAAAACTGATATCAGGGATAAGATCAATGATATGCCAGGTGGCAGGGCGAGTCTGGTTGTAGTAGAGGGCTCAGGCCATTTAATCCCGGCTGAGAAGCCCAAGGAGGTAGCCGATGCCATCATACAGTTCCTCCAAATGCTCTGA
- a CDS encoding peptidase a4 family domain-containing protein, translating into MMFIASIALSALLCADAALAGVAQNRGLAARLARRAGRRSAPMRNNTSHATVQSNWGGAILGGSGFTAASATVTVPRGGGGSSAAGSAWVGIDGATCDTAILQTGFDFYGDGTYDAWYEWYPEFAADFSGIDISEGDQIAMSVVATSLTGGSATLQNLSTGQKVTQTFSRVTAGSLCETSAEFIIEDFEECNSNGSNCQPVPFASFSPAIQFTSASATRNGQKVSLSGAELSEVIVNNKDLTRCSVSGSTLSCSYV; encoded by the exons ATGATGTTCATCGCTAGCATTGCCCTCTCGGCGCTTCTTTGCGCCGATGCCGCACTGGCCGGTGTTGCTCAGAACCGAGGCCTGGCTGCTCGTCTTGCTCGCCGTGCTGGTCGCCGTTCAGCTCCCATGAGGAACAACACCAGCCATGCTACTGTCCAGTCTAACTGGGGTGGTGCCATTCTTGGTGGCTCAGGCTTTAccgcagcttcagcaactgTCACTGTGCCcagaggcggcggtggttcAAGTGCCGCAGGTTCTGCTTGGGTCGGCATTGACGGTGCCACCTGTGACACCGCCATCTTGCAGACTGGTTTCGATTTCTACGGTGACGGCACATATGACGCTTGGTATGAGTGGTACCCTGAGTTTGCTG CCGATTTCTCCGGCATTGATATCAGCGAGGGCGACCAGATTGCCATGTCCGTTGTGGCTACATCCCTGACCGGCGGCTCTGCCACTCTTCAGAACCTGTCCACGGGTCAAAAGGTGACTCAAACCTTCAGCCGCGTCACTGCAGGCTCTCTTTGCGAAACCAGTGCCGAGTTCATCATTGAGGACTTCGAGGAATGCAACTCAAATGGTAGCAACTGCCAGCCGGTTCCATTTGCCTCTTTCAGCCCTGCTATTCAGTTCACCTCTGCTTCAGCTACACGAAATGGACAGAAGGTCTCTCTCAGCGGTGCTGAACTCAGCGAGGTCATTGTCAACAACAAGGATTTGACCAGGTGCTCTGTCTCTGGCAGCactctctcttgctcttaCGTCTAA
- a CDS encoding methyltransferase domain-containing protein produces the protein MAATDDYVFTRDYAEGLRLETQHLLWNIHNGYTINPKIPITPRTKIADVGTGTGVWLLDVATQVPPTVQLDGFDISDGQFPHKSNIPDNVNFRIMDALSEVPGDLVEKYDVVHIRYLGPIVKRGNVEPVIQHAMQLLKVGGYLQWEEADLTRNKLCIKGPEAEAFYAFASLGYDTLDFTFSWVEDLPIRLNQAGFEVLKFRNDQLPQAMAPLVTRTFVLTHVAGIDAFYKSGHESLPPRHEADALLAALIGAVKKGAAIYPTQVSLLARKSA, from the exons ATGGCTGCAACCGACGATTACGTGTTTACAAGAGACTATGCAGAGGGATTGAG ACTGGAAACTCAACACCTCTTATGGAACATTCACAATGGCTACACAATCAATCCCAAAATTCCAATTACTCCTCGAACAAAGATTGCAGATGTCGGGACAGGAACAGG CGTGTGGCTTCTGGATGTGGCTACTCAGGTTCCCCCAACCGTGCAGCTTGATGGCTTCGATATTTCGGACGGGCAATTTCCGCACAAGTCGAACATACCCGATAACGTAAATTTTCGAATAATGGACGCTTTATCTGAAGTTCCAGGCGATCTTGTCGAAAAATATGACGTCGTTCATATTCGATATCTCGGACCTATAGTGAAAAGAGGCAATGTGGAGCCAGTAATTCAACACGCAATGCAATTGTTGA AAGTCGGCGGGTATCTACAGTGGGAGGAAGCTGACCTTACCCGCAACAAGCTGTGTATCAAAGGGCCCGAAGCAGAGGCTTTTTATGCTTTTGCTAGTCTTGGATACGACACTTTGGACTTTACTTTCTC ATGGGTAGAGGATCTTCCTATCCGCTTGAATCAGGCCGGTTTCGAAGTGCTGAAGTTTAGAAATGATCAATTGCCGCAGGCTATGGCTCCACTAGTGACTAGAACGTTTGTTTTGACTCATGTTGCGGGTATAGATGCTTTTTATAAGAGTGGTCATGAGTCTCTGCCACCTCGGCATGAAGCTGATGCTTTATTGGCGGCGCTAATTGGGGCAGTTAAGAAGGGAGCGGCGATTTACCCAACACAAGTTAGTTTACTCGCCCGAAAGTCGGCTTGA
- a CDS encoding alpha/beta hydrolase fold domain-containing protein: MAYDSSQLISAEFPFEKQKVEILGSHIAYVDVGASEGSATIFLHGNPTSSYVWRNIIPHVCDKSRCIAPDLIGFGDSDKVAGLEYKIADHQRYLDAFLDAVLPTEKVTLVLHDWGSALGFDWARRHQDRVTGLSFFEFVLPAPSWDVFPPAVAENFIPFRDPKLGRELLINQNVFVEKVLPLNVLRKLSEEEMKQYRRPFLQLESREPLWRFPNEIPIEGHPADVWEKVTKYIDWLSHTDIPKLFFWAEPAVVITKDTVENFVKKLHNTKIVHLGPGLHYFQEDYPHTIGREIAQWLPQQK, from the coding sequence ATGGCGTATGACTCTTCGCAGCTTATTTCTGCCGAGTTTCCTTTTGAGAAACAGAAAGTAGAGATCCTGGGCAGCCATATTGCATATGTTGACGTTGGCGCTTCTGAGGGATCTGCCACTATCTTTTTGCATGGCAATCCAACATCATCCTATGTGTGGCGCAACATCATTCCCCATGTCTGTGACAAGAGTCGCTGCATTGCACCGGACTTGATAGGATTTGGCGACTCAGATAAGGTCGCTGGGCTTGAGTACAAGATTGCAGACCACCAGCGGTACTTGGATGCCTTTCTAGATGCTGTTTTACCTACCGAAAAAGTCACTCTTGTTCTCCACGACTGGGGTTCAGCACTCGGCTTTGACTGGGCACGTCGCCATCAAGATCGAGTTACCgggctctctttttttgagTTCGTTCTTCCTGCACCGAGCTGGGATGTGTTTCCGCCAGCTGTCGCGGAAAACTTCATACCATTTCGTGATCCTAAACTTGGGCGGGAGTTGCTTATCAACCAAAACGTTTTCGTTGAAAAGGTTTTGCCTCTCAATGTTTTGCGCAAGCTATCcgaggaagagatgaaaCAGTATCGTCGCCCATTCCTTCAACTGGAGTCACGCGAGCCACTCTGGCGGTTCCCTAATGAGATTCCGATCGAGGGACATCCTGCTGATGTGTGGGAGAAGGTCACTAAGTATATAGATTGGCTATCCCATACTGACATTCCgaagctcttcttttggGCCGAACCAGCTGTTGTTATTACAAAGGATACGGTGGAAAATTTTGTCAAAAAGCTACACAACACAAAAATTGTGCATCTTGGACCTGGTCTCCATTATTTCCAGGAGGATTATCCGCATACCATTGGTCGTGAAATTGCGCAGTGGCTACCACAGCAGAAGTGA
- a CDS encoding 6-O-methylguanine DNA methyltransferase, DNA binding domain-containing protein, which translates to MARDTLSASTTKTQSVTQFQEKVYALLLQIPKGRVTTYGAIARVLKTSPRAVGNALRNNPFAPEIPCHRCVGSSGFITGFDGESIDKKNFKRSKDGLVQGAAHQSKPRGPKISPAQPAGTKLSLKIQILHDEGVQIDGKGMVVNRKKVLWDGPWNIDTIRDGIKSTS; encoded by the coding sequence ATGGCGAGGGATACACTCAGTGCTTCAACTACAAAGACTCAGTCGGTCACTCAATTTCAAGAAAAGGTCTATGCACTATTACTTCAAATCCCAAAAGGTCGTGTAACCACTTACGGCGCCATCGCGCGCGTGCTCAAGACTTCTCCCCGAGCAGTCGGCAATGCTCTACGCAACAACCCGTTTGCGCCGGAAATCCCTTGCCATAGGTGTGTGGGCAGCAGCGGTTTCATAACGGGATTTGATGGTGAGAGCATCGATAAAAAGAACTTCAAAAGATCGAAAGATGGACTTGTTCAGGGAGCTGCACACCAGAGTAAGCCTCGCGGGCCAAAGATATCGCCAGCCCAACCTGCTGGCACTAAGCTTAGTCTAAAGATACAAATTTTACACGACGAGGGAGTCCAAATCGATGGCAAGGGCATGGTTGTGAATCGAAAGAAGGTACTTTGGGACGGGCCGTGGAACATAGATACCATTCgcgatggcatcaaatcGACGAGTTAA